One Nitrospina watsonii DNA segment encodes these proteins:
- a CDS encoding NADH-quinone oxidoreductase subunit N codes for MEMIQIPEIDLTSLAPVLVLSVFSMMVLLFDLFAGKNKSGLVFISLTGLLMAAISAFAKQDLPVYSFGGAYVVDNLSVFFTCIFCISSALAILLSIEYNRRERINMGEYYALILFCTVGMILLASSTDLIMIFLGIEIVSICLYVLAGIRRYDPKSNEASLKYFLLGAFATGFMLYGMALLYGTTGSTKLAQIAQLLNSGEVFSQPLMLLGVVLLVIGFGFKVASVPFHMWAPDVYQGAPTPVTAFMAVGPKAAAFAAFFRIFAEGIPELAPSWTMILSIVAVISMFVGNLGAIVQTNIKRLLAYSSVSHVGYILIAIIAKNSLGGASLLFYMLAYAFMIFGAFGVVILLGRKGDENLEIENYSGLGFKHPVLAMSMSIFLLSLGGLPPLAGFVAKFYIFQAALKEGFVILVVLAVLNSAISFYYYLKVIVYMYMKEPIKEFQLSLTPITMLVIGIGVLGTLELGIFPDTIISLAKP; via the coding sequence GTGGAAATGATACAGATACCTGAAATAGACCTGACCAGCCTGGCGCCCGTGCTGGTGCTGAGCGTGTTTTCCATGATGGTTCTGCTGTTCGACCTGTTCGCCGGAAAAAACAAATCCGGTTTGGTCTTCATCAGCCTCACCGGCCTGCTCATGGCGGCGATCAGCGCCTTCGCCAAACAGGATCTGCCCGTGTATTCGTTCGGCGGCGCCTACGTGGTGGACAACCTGTCCGTTTTCTTCACCTGTATTTTCTGCATCAGCTCGGCGTTGGCCATCCTGTTGTCAATTGAATACAACCGGAGAGAACGCATCAACATGGGCGAGTACTACGCCCTGATCCTGTTCTGCACCGTAGGCATGATTCTTCTGGCGTCCTCCACCGACCTGATCATGATTTTCCTCGGCATCGAGATCGTCTCGATCTGCCTGTACGTGCTGGCCGGCATCCGCCGTTATGATCCCAAGTCCAATGAGGCTTCGCTGAAATACTTCCTGCTGGGCGCGTTTGCGACGGGTTTCATGCTGTACGGCATGGCTCTGCTTTACGGCACCACCGGTTCCACCAAACTCGCTCAGATCGCGCAGTTGTTGAACAGTGGCGAAGTGTTCTCGCAGCCGTTGATGCTCCTGGGCGTTGTGCTGCTGGTGATCGGATTCGGATTCAAAGTCGCCTCCGTTCCGTTCCACATGTGGGCTCCGGACGTGTACCAGGGCGCCCCCACGCCGGTCACCGCATTCATGGCGGTGGGCCCCAAGGCGGCGGCGTTTGCCGCCTTCTTCCGCATCTTCGCCGAAGGCATCCCGGAGCTGGCTCCTTCCTGGACCATGATCCTGTCCATCGTGGCCGTCATCAGCATGTTTGTCGGCAACCTGGGAGCCATTGTCCAGACCAACATCAAACGCCTGCTGGCTTATTCCAGCGTCTCGCATGTCGGCTACATCCTCATCGCCATCATCGCGAAGAACTCGCTGGGCGGCGCCAGCCTGCTGTTCTACATGCTGGCTTATGCTTTCATGATATTCGGCGCATTCGGTGTGGTCATTCTGCTCGGGCGCAAAGGCGACGAAAACCTGGAAATCGAAAACTACTCCGGCCTCGGTTTCAAACACCCTGTGCTGGCCATGTCGATGTCTATTTTCCTGTTGTCACTGGGAGGCCTGCCGCCTCTGGCCGGATTCGTCGCCAAGTTTTACATCTTTCAGGCGGCGTTGAAGGAAGGCTTCGTCATTCTCGTTGTGCTCGCGGTTCTCAACAGCGCCATATCCTTCTATTATTATCTGAAGGTGATTGTGTACATGTACATGAAAGAGCCCATCAAAGAGTTTCAGTTGTCTCTGACGCCCATCACCATGCTGGTCATCGGTATCGGCGTTCTGGGGACTCTGGAATTGGGCATCTTTCCCGATACGATCATCTCCCTCGCCAAGCCCTGA
- a CDS encoding NADH-quinone oxidoreductase subunit M: MYLTFVTFLPLLACFVLAMIPREKVESVKWFALIVAGVDFILSLPLYFEFNMNSADMQFEYITSWIPQWGISYHVGMDGISLLLYIMTTFLTFISILASWEVKKHVKEYMMAMLALSTGMLGVFIALDFFLFYVFWEFQLIPMYIIIGVWGGPRRIYAAVKFFIYTAVGSLLMLVGIIWMYFHFHSTVGVFTTDILLITEHINLTLDQQKWLFMAFFLAFAIKVPMFPFHTWLPDAHVEAPTAGSVILAGVLLKMGTYGFLRFNLPMFPVASNEFLPFIAGLAIIGIIYGALVAMVQEDLKKLVAYSSVSHLGFVMLGIFAFNHYGLQGALLQNLNHGISTSALFLMVGMIYDRRHTRLISEFGGIAKVIPVFTICFMIATLSSIGLPGTNGFVGEFLILLGIFQVNGFYAGLATTGVIFAACYMLWMFQRVMFLKIEKPENEKLTDMTGRELGVMVPLIVLIFWIGFYPTPFTKTFDASIDKLVKQVDPAQFMPHAQDQHAAKTDLRLMRLKLEQNGNLN, from the coding sequence ATGTACCTGACATTCGTAACATTCTTACCGCTGCTCGCCTGCTTCGTGCTGGCCATGATCCCCCGCGAGAAGGTCGAAAGCGTCAAGTGGTTCGCCCTCATTGTCGCCGGGGTGGATTTCATCCTGTCGCTGCCGTTGTACTTCGAATTCAACATGAACTCGGCAGACATGCAGTTCGAGTACATCACGTCGTGGATCCCGCAGTGGGGAATCAGTTATCACGTCGGTATGGACGGCATCTCGCTGTTGCTGTACATCATGACCACCTTTCTCACGTTCATCTCGATCCTGGCGTCGTGGGAAGTCAAAAAACACGTTAAAGAATACATGATGGCCATGCTGGCGCTTTCGACCGGCATGCTGGGCGTGTTCATCGCTCTGGATTTCTTCCTGTTCTACGTCTTCTGGGAATTCCAGTTGATCCCCATGTACATCATCATCGGTGTGTGGGGCGGGCCGCGCCGCATTTACGCTGCGGTGAAGTTCTTCATCTACACCGCGGTCGGTTCCCTGCTCATGCTGGTGGGCATCATCTGGATGTACTTCCATTTCCACAGCACGGTCGGCGTGTTCACCACCGACATCCTGTTGATCACGGAACACATCAACCTGACGCTGGACCAGCAGAAATGGCTGTTCATGGCCTTCTTCCTGGCTTTCGCCATCAAGGTGCCCATGTTCCCGTTCCACACCTGGCTGCCGGATGCGCACGTGGAGGCGCCGACGGCGGGCAGTGTCATCCTTGCCGGCGTGTTGCTGAAGATGGGGACGTATGGGTTCCTGCGGTTCAACCTGCCGATGTTTCCGGTGGCGTCCAATGAATTCCTGCCGTTCATCGCAGGACTGGCCATCATCGGCATCATCTACGGTGCGCTGGTCGCCATGGTGCAGGAAGACCTCAAGAAACTCGTTGCCTATTCCAGTGTGAGCCACCTGGGTTTCGTCATGCTCGGCATCTTTGCGTTCAACCACTACGGCCTGCAGGGCGCCCTGTTGCAGAACCTGAACCACGGCATCAGTACCAGCGCCCTCTTTTTGATGGTGGGCATGATTTATGACCGGCGGCACACCCGCCTGATCAGTGAGTTCGGCGGCATCGCCAAGGTGATCCCCGTGTTCACCATTTGCTTCATGATCGCCACCCTGTCATCCATCGGCCTGCCGGGGACCAACGGGTTTGTCGGCGAATTCCTGATCCTGCTCGGCATTTTCCAGGTCAACGGCTTTTATGCGGGGCTCGCCACCACCGGCGTCATCTTCGCCGCCTGTTATATGTTGTGGATGTTCCAGCGGGTGATGTTCCTGAAAATTGAAAAACCGGAAAATGAAAAACTGACCGACATGACCGGCCGCGAACTGGGCGTCATGGTGCCGCTCATCGTGCTGATTTTCTGGATTGGGTTTTATCCCACGCCGTTCACCAAAACCTTTGATGCCTCGATCGACAAGCTGGTCAAGCAAGTGGACCCGGCACAGTTCATGCCGCACGCCCAGGACCAGCACGCCGCCAAAACAGATCTGCGCCTGATGCGGTTGAAGCTCGAGCAAAACGGAAATCTGAATTGA
- a CDS encoding NADH-quinone oxidoreductase subunit J family protein, with the protein MELLIFYPLGGLCLILALGVVFNNSPVGSAVSLIGMMLGLAAIFVLLQAHFLAILQVIIYAGAIMVLFMFVIMLLNLKQDLTWKTRERNLFLSILTGLMVAGVLYKFIEITVGTNFDAPADVPDTFGTTAEVGAKLFTDYVLPFEVASILLLAAMVGAVVLAKSKLD; encoded by the coding sequence ATGGAATTACTGATTTTCTACCCACTCGGTGGGTTGTGCCTCATCCTGGCCCTGGGCGTCGTGTTCAACAACAGCCCCGTTGGGTCGGCTGTGTCCCTCATCGGCATGATGCTGGGTCTCGCCGCCATTTTTGTCCTGCTTCAGGCGCACTTTCTGGCGATCCTGCAGGTCATCATTTATGCCGGCGCGATCATGGTTCTGTTCATGTTCGTCATCATGCTTTTGAACCTGAAACAGGACCTCACCTGGAAGACCCGCGAGCGCAACCTGTTCCTCTCCATTCTCACCGGCCTCATGGTCGCGGGAGTGCTGTACAAGTTCATTGAGATCACGGTGGGCACGAACTTCGATGCGCCGGCGGACGTGCCGGACACCTTCGGCACCACGGCGGAAGTCGGCGCCAAGCTGTTCACCGATTACGTGCTGCCCTTCGAGGTGGCCTCCATTTTGTTGCTGGCGGCCATGGTGGGAGCCGTCGTACTGGCCAAATCCAAACTGGACTGA
- the nuoL gene encoding NADH-quinone oxidoreductase subunit L translates to MLFKLAWLIPFFPLLGSIINGFFGLKLGKNKVSWIACGLPALSFFVTVILWVGLFFHPEGQPYPEQVLWTWMAAGDLAVEFGFQIDPLSMVMMLVVTGVGTIIHIFSIGYMYEEYSYYRYFAYLNLFLFSMLILVMGNNFMMMFIGWEGVGVCSYFLIGYYFEKKSACDASVKAFVVNRVGDFAFLLGVFYIFSEFGTLDFTTVMSMVPSTMVYDSEAVTLITLFLFIGATGKSAQIPLYTWLPDAMEGPTPVSALIHAATMVTAGVYMIVRCNALFNMAPVTMMIIALVGGGTALFAATIGCTQYDIKRVLAYSTVSQIGYMFLACGVGAYTAAIFHLVTHAFFKACLFLGSGSVIHGMHHEQDIRKMGGLKDHFPITYVTFLVSTIAIAGIFPFSGFFSKDEILFHALMDGNVIYWGMGVAGAFITAFYMFRLVFLTFHGPSNVDPHVHPHESPKVMTLPLIALAGLALVGGLLGLPLIHGWHILHNFLDPVLSFDFATALHNSEVTLAEHGHHITLAEVLHQKTHSVHNVWLEIFLMVFSMGVALAGIFMAYIFYIKRPDLPDTYTKGQWGYELVKNKYLVDETYDAIFVQPTIKGSFLLWKEGDVRGVDGAVNGVAQTVGWFSKQAREFQSGFVRNYAMFMVVGFILLLIII, encoded by the coding sequence GTGCTATTCAAACTTGCCTGGCTGATCCCTTTTTTCCCGTTGCTGGGTTCCATCATCAACGGATTTTTCGGCCTCAAACTGGGAAAAAATAAAGTCAGCTGGATCGCCTGCGGCTTGCCCGCCCTGTCGTTCTTTGTGACCGTGATCCTTTGGGTCGGGTTGTTCTTCCACCCGGAAGGCCAGCCGTACCCGGAACAGGTCCTGTGGACATGGATGGCCGCCGGAGACCTGGCGGTGGAGTTTGGATTCCAGATCGATCCCCTGTCGATGGTCATGATGCTGGTTGTCACCGGCGTCGGCACCATCATCCACATCTTTTCCATCGGCTACATGTATGAGGAGTACAGCTACTACCGCTACTTCGCCTACCTGAACCTGTTTTTGTTCTCCATGCTCATTCTGGTCATGGGCAACAACTTCATGATGATGTTCATCGGCTGGGAAGGCGTCGGGGTCTGCTCTTACTTCCTGATCGGTTACTACTTCGAAAAGAAATCCGCGTGCGACGCCAGCGTCAAGGCTTTCGTCGTCAACCGCGTCGGCGACTTCGCGTTCCTGCTGGGCGTGTTTTACATCTTCTCCGAGTTCGGCACCCTCGACTTCACCACGGTGATGAGCATGGTCCCCTCGACCATGGTGTACGACAGCGAAGCCGTCACCCTGATCACGCTGTTCCTGTTCATCGGCGCCACCGGCAAGTCCGCACAGATTCCGCTGTACACCTGGCTGCCGGACGCGATGGAAGGCCCCACGCCGGTCAGCGCGCTCATCCACGCGGCGACCATGGTCACCGCCGGCGTGTACATGATCGTACGCTGCAACGCTCTGTTCAACATGGCGCCGGTCACCATGATGATCATCGCTCTGGTCGGCGGCGGCACCGCTCTCTTTGCCGCCACCATCGGTTGCACGCAGTATGACATCAAGCGCGTTCTCGCTTACTCCACCGTCAGCCAGATCGGTTACATGTTTCTGGCCTGCGGCGTCGGCGCCTACACGGCGGCGATCTTCCACCTCGTGACGCACGCCTTCTTCAAAGCCTGCCTGTTCCTCGGTTCCGGCAGCGTCATCCACGGCATGCACCACGAGCAGGACATCCGCAAAATGGGCGGTCTGAAAGATCATTTTCCGATCACGTACGTCACCTTTCTGGTCTCCACCATCGCCATCGCCGGCATCTTTCCGTTCTCCGGCTTCTTCAGTAAAGACGAAATTCTCTTTCATGCGCTGATGGACGGCAACGTGATTTACTGGGGCATGGGTGTGGCGGGTGCCTTCATCACCGCCTTCTACATGTTCCGGCTGGTTTTCCTGACGTTCCACGGCCCGTCGAACGTGGACCCGCACGTGCATCCGCATGAGTCGCCGAAAGTGATGACCCTGCCGTTGATCGCGTTGGCCGGGCTGGCGCTGGTTGGCGGACTGCTGGGCCTGCCGCTCATTCACGGCTGGCATATCCTGCACAATTTTCTGGATCCGGTGCTGTCGTTCGATTTCGCCACCGCCCTGCACAACTCCGAAGTGACCCTGGCGGAACACGGCCATCACATCACCCTGGCCGAAGTGCTGCACCAGAAGACGCACAGCGTCCATAATGTGTGGCTGGAAATTTTCCTGATGGTCTTTTCCATGGGCGTGGCGCTGGCCGGCATTTTTATGGCTTACATCTTTTACATCAAACGCCCGGACCTGCCGGACACCTACACCAAGGGTCAGTGGGGCTACGAGCTGGTGAAGAACAAGTACCTGGTTGACGAGACGTACGACGCCATTTTCGTGCAACCGACGATCAAAGGCTCCTTCCTGCTGTGGAAAGAAGGCGACGTGCGCGGTGTGGACGGAGCCGTCAACGGCGTCGCCCAGACGGTCGGCTGGTTCAGCAAACAGGCCCGTGAATTTCAATCAGGGTTCGTCCGCAATTACGCCATGTTCATGGTGGTCGGATTCATTTTACTGTTGATCATTATCTAG
- the nuoK gene encoding NADH-quinone oxidoreductase subunit NuoK, whose protein sequence is MVPLSHYLILSATLFSIGVLGVLIRRNAIVVFMCIEIMLNAVNISLIAFDRHLNHHDGQIFSFMVMCVAAAEVSVGLAIVIALYRNKPTVNLDEFNLMKW, encoded by the coding sequence ATGGTACCTCTTTCACATTACCTGATACTGAGCGCCACCCTGTTTTCCATCGGAGTTCTGGGCGTGTTGATCCGGCGCAATGCCATCGTCGTGTTCATGTGCATCGAAATCATGCTGAACGCGGTGAACATTTCGCTGATCGCTTTCGACCGGCATTTGAACCATCACGATGGACAGATCTTCAGCTTCATGGTGATGTGTGTCGCGGCGGCGGAAGTTTCCGTGGGGCTGGCCATCGTCATCGCCCTGTACCGCAACAAGCCGACCGTCAACCTGGATGAATTCAACCTGATGAAGTGGTAA